The Nesterenkonia xinjiangensis genome contains a region encoding:
- a CDS encoding alpha/beta fold hydrolase, with amino-acid sequence MDTAPILTTTTLRTCEDPHRLLILVPGLGTDVASTWAHVSPKLAPGVLAVGLDLPGHGLSAPWTDAPKAPTMRLLAEAVVDSLERLREQRPSLRGIPARLAGTSLSGGLALELAAFHSDALEATAVIGGLPRFGTAELWQQRAQQVLDDGTAALVEPTLGRWFSPGFRTAAPEAVEAVMASLRAADNASYAVLCSVLSRFDLRTQLSEIRTPVHLVAGELDEVAAPALLREVAETVPDAEFTMVEGVAHQIAVERPRQIAALLSA; translated from the coding sequence ATGGACACCGCACCGATCCTGACCACGACGACGCTGCGCACCTGCGAGGACCCGCACCGGCTGCTCATCCTGGTCCCGGGCCTCGGCACCGATGTCGCCTCCACCTGGGCGCACGTCTCCCCGAAGCTGGCTCCGGGTGTCTTGGCCGTGGGCCTGGACCTCCCCGGCCATGGCCTCTCGGCGCCCTGGACCGACGCACCGAAGGCGCCCACGATGCGGCTGCTCGCCGAGGCCGTGGTGGACAGTCTGGAGCGACTCCGCGAGCAGCGGCCGAGCCTGCGGGGCATCCCGGCCCGCCTGGCAGGCACCTCGCTGTCCGGCGGGCTGGCGCTGGAGCTGGCGGCCTTCCACAGCGATGCTCTGGAGGCCACGGCCGTGATCGGCGGCCTGCCCCGCTTCGGCACCGCGGAGCTCTGGCAGCAGAGGGCGCAGCAGGTCCTCGACGACGGCACGGCCGCACTGGTCGAGCCGACCCTGGGGCGCTGGTTCTCTCCAGGGTTCCGCACGGCGGCCCCCGAGGCCGTGGAGGCGGTGATGGCCTCCCTGCGCGCCGCCGACAACGCCTCCTACGCCGTCTTGTGCTCAGTGCTGAGCCGTTTCGATCTGCGGACCCAGCTGTCCGAGATCCGCACTCCGGTCCACCTGGTCGCCGGTGAGTTGGACGAGGTGGCGGCACCGGCGCTGCTGCGCGAGGTCGCCGAGACCGTTCCCGACGCCGAGTTCACCATGGTCGAGGGCGTCGCCCATCAGATCGCGGTGGAACGACCCCGGCAGATCGCCGCGCTGCTCAGCGCCTGA
- a CDS encoding 50S ribosomal protein L25/general stress protein Ctc, whose translation MADKIVIPATTRTDFGKGAARKARRSGYIPGVVYGHGEDPIHILLPNHETTLAVRNPNALITLDIEGKKQLVLPKDIQRDAIYRSVDHLDLLAVRSGEKVVVDAPVEVIGEPASGLEYLLDQPTVAVEAEATHLPDSISIDITDREENALPEHLQLPAGVTLAITDLESPVVTIYEPTVQDLGDEDETAEESEAESTSEGESESDDA comes from the coding sequence ATGGCAGACAAGATCGTCATTCCGGCCACCACGCGCACCGACTTCGGCAAGGGCGCAGCCCGCAAGGCCCGCCGCAGCGGTTACATCCCCGGCGTCGTCTACGGCCACGGCGAGGACCCGATCCACATCCTCCTGCCGAACCACGAGACCACCCTGGCGGTCCGCAATCCCAATGCCCTGATCACCCTCGACATCGAGGGCAAGAAGCAGCTCGTGCTGCCCAAGGACATCCAGCGTGACGCCATCTACCGCAGCGTCGACCACCTGGACCTGCTGGCCGTGCGCTCCGGCGAGAAGGTCGTCGTCGACGCTCCGGTCGAGGTCATCGGCGAGCCGGCCAGCGGCCTCGAGTACCTGCTCGACCAGCCGACCGTGGCAGTGGAGGCCGAGGCCACGCACCTGCCGGACTCGATCAGCATCGACATCACCGACCGCGAGGAGAACGCCCTGCCGGAGCACCTTCAGCTGCCCGCAGGCGTCACCCTGGCGATCACCGACCTGGAGTCTCCGGTCGTCACGATCTACGAGCCGACCGTCCAGGACCTCGGCGACGAGGACGAGACCGCCGAGGAGTCCGAGGCGGAGTCGACCTCCGAGGGCGAGTCCGAGAGTGACGACGCCTGA